Proteins encoded within one genomic window of Prosthecobacter fusiformis:
- a CDS encoding peroxiredoxin, protein MNSQPTPGTLAPDFDAAVVGGSYPEGTRLKLSDLRGQTIVLYFYPKDDTPGCTKQACALRDGWSEISSKTTVFGVSIDSIKSHEKFIKKYSLPFPILSDEDQSIVNAYGVWVEKSMYGNTYFALLPSWPRGETALDIPVRTQRTRISNESADAWGACQKTPVGPWLEADRRRSDDRDLALRS, encoded by the coding sequence ATGAATTCACAGCCCACTCCCGGAACCCTTGCTCCAGACTTTGATGCCGCCGTCGTTGGCGGGAGTTACCCCGAAGGCACCCGACTCAAGCTCAGTGATCTTAGAGGCCAAACCATCGTCCTTTATTTTTACCCGAAAGACGACACCCCCGGCTGCACCAAGCAAGCCTGCGCACTCCGCGATGGCTGGTCCGAAATCAGCAGCAAGACCACCGTCTTCGGGGTCAGCATCGACAGCATCAAGAGCCACGAAAAGTTCATCAAAAAATACTCTTTGCCCTTCCCTATCCTGAGCGATGAAGACCAGTCCATCGTCAATGCCTACGGCGTCTGGGTGGAAAAAAGCATGTATGGCAATACCTACTTTGCCCTTTTGCCATCATGGCCTCGTGGTGAAACTGCCCTCGATATTCCAGTCCGAACACAGCGTACGCGGATATCCAACGAATCCGCAGACGCTTGGGGAGCATGTCAAAAAACGCCGGTTGGACCTTGGCTTGAGGCAGATCGACGCCGCTCAGATGATCGGGATCTCGCCCTGCGTTCTTGA
- a CDS encoding alkaline phosphatase D family protein has protein sequence MKLNFALFCLISLSSLVRADVFMAQGCMSGEVTDSTVLLQTRLTAIAGPELNEKGDVPGIRGVACFEYGVKPDFSDASRTEWMSATEESDFIVRAQLLGLKSGELYYFRAVVGDDEKGAKSGPACEFRTLPGGDSARAVTFAIGSCMNYHKFMEGKKVKTGAVISASEEDKRLGYPSFKVLVSLKPDFFIGTGDIVYYDNIMNGPARTLPQLRECWHEQFRFPRLVDFFACTPAYWSKDDHDFRFNDGDNSGDRMPMPQTGIEVFREQMPIHAAGDRTSPTYRTHRVSKHLQIWLTEGRDHRSPNKMEDGPDKSLWGKEQREWLQRTLKESDATWKLLISPTPMVGPDDAYKTDNHANLGGFRHEADAFFAWLKEESITGFMTFCGDRHWQYHSIHPSGFEEFACGALNDENSRIGVEPGSKKGTDPEALIKQPYTYPKATGGFILVKSGHDGGDGAKLEIIHYDDTGKVMNTVTKVQ, from the coding sequence ATGAAACTGAATTTTGCTCTCTTTTGTCTGATTAGCCTGAGTTCCCTGGTGCGAGCGGATGTGTTCATGGCCCAGGGTTGCATGTCTGGTGAAGTCACAGATTCGACAGTCCTTTTGCAAACGCGCCTCACGGCCATTGCGGGACCGGAACTGAATGAGAAAGGGGATGTGCCAGGTATCCGTGGAGTGGCCTGTTTTGAATATGGTGTGAAGCCTGACTTCAGTGATGCCAGCCGAACGGAATGGATGTCTGCCACGGAGGAGAGTGACTTCATTGTGCGTGCGCAGCTTTTGGGACTCAAGAGCGGGGAGCTCTATTATTTCCGGGCGGTGGTGGGTGATGATGAGAAGGGTGCGAAGTCCGGGCCAGCCTGCGAGTTTAGGACGCTTCCGGGTGGCGACTCTGCGCGGGCTGTGACCTTCGCCATTGGCAGTTGCATGAACTATCATAAGTTCATGGAGGGGAAGAAGGTCAAGACCGGTGCGGTCATCTCGGCCTCGGAGGAAGACAAGCGTCTCGGTTATCCATCCTTCAAAGTCCTGGTCAGTCTGAAGCCGGATTTCTTTATCGGCACGGGAGACATCGTTTATTATGATAACATCATGAACGGTCCGGCGCGCACCCTGCCGCAGCTCCGCGAGTGCTGGCATGAGCAGTTCCGTTTTCCTCGGCTGGTGGATTTTTTTGCCTGCACGCCTGCCTACTGGTCCAAGGATGATCATGATTTCCGTTTCAATGACGGAGACAACAGCGGTGACCGGATGCCGATGCCGCAGACGGGGATCGAGGTGTTTCGCGAGCAAATGCCCATCCATGCTGCGGGTGACCGCACATCCCCGACGTACCGCACACACCGGGTGAGCAAACATTTGCAAATCTGGCTGACGGAAGGACGTGACCATCGCTCGCCTAACAAAATGGAGGACGGGCCGGACAAGAGCCTGTGGGGGAAGGAGCAGCGGGAATGGCTTCAGCGTACCCTCAAGGAAAGCGATGCTACCTGGAAGCTGCTGATCAGCCCCACGCCGATGGTGGGTCCTGATGATGCCTATAAAACGGACAACCATGCGAACCTGGGTGGCTTTCGTCATGAGGCGGATGCCTTCTTTGCTTGGCTGAAGGAGGAGAGCATCACTGGCTTCATGACCTTTTGCGGGGATCGTCACTGGCAGTATCATAGCATTCATCCCAGCGGTTTTGAGGAGTTTGCCTGTGGGGCTCTGAATGATGAAAACTCGCGCATTGGGGTGGAACCTGGTTCCAAGAAAGGCACCGATCCTGAGGCTTTGATCAAACAGCCCTATACGTATCCAAAGGCCACGGGTGGGTTTATCCTGGTCAAATCAGGGCATGATGGTGGAGACGGTGCCAAGCTGGAGATCATACATTATGACGATACGGGCAAGGTGATGAATACCGTGACAAAGGTGCAATGA
- a CDS encoding CHAT domain-containing protein, with protein sequence MSSRILPVGSKIMFVTAAPEGETPLQTGREQNAIMRAVGGHFQLESIFAANPADLVHQIAIHRPQVIHFAGHGTGKEGLLFEGRSGESILLTWKALNQLLAAKELMASVQLIVLNACWSISQAKEISAAGPDAVGMKRDVLDTLAVAFADSFYQTLRSLSPAGACAAAIAAVQGMGLEEADSPVFCPGTAPLVASLNAVPSIREQVDERWPGLELKALIADQFPDYHRQIVDTDWKRLRLLLDFITWVGERNAMKTKLTQLIASTPPA encoded by the coding sequence ATGAGTTCCAGAATTCTTCCTGTCGGATCTAAAATCATGTTTGTCACTGCTGCACCGGAAGGAGAAACGCCACTGCAAACAGGACGCGAGCAGAACGCCATTATGCGAGCTGTGGGCGGACACTTCCAACTAGAATCGATTTTTGCAGCCAATCCAGCCGATTTAGTACATCAAATTGCTATACACCGTCCTCAGGTGATCCACTTTGCTGGACACGGTACTGGCAAGGAGGGGCTGTTATTCGAGGGGAGAAGTGGTGAGAGCATCCTGCTCACATGGAAGGCACTCAACCAACTGTTGGCAGCAAAGGAATTGATGGCCAGCGTCCAGCTCATAGTGCTGAACGCTTGTTGGTCCATCTCTCAGGCTAAAGAGATTTCGGCGGCGGGACCGGATGCGGTGGGCATGAAACGAGACGTACTTGATACACTAGCTGTAGCTTTCGCCGATTCATTCTATCAGACTTTACGTTCACTCTCACCTGCAGGTGCTTGTGCAGCTGCCATCGCGGCAGTTCAGGGCATGGGATTGGAGGAAGCTGATTCCCCGGTTTTCTGTCCTGGGACCGCGCCGCTGGTAGCTAGTTTGAACGCAGTTCCTTCGATCCGCGAACAGGTGGATGAGCGCTGGCCCGGCTTGGAGCTAAAAGCGTTGATTGCTGATCAATTCCCCGACTATCACCGCCAGATCGTGGACACTGATTGGAAGCGCCTCAGGCTACTTCTGGACTTCATCACCTGGGTTGGTGAGCGAAATGCTATGAAGACAAAGCTAACCCAGCTCATTGCTTCGACCCCTCCTGCCTGA